In Paenibacillus phoenicis, one genomic interval encodes:
- a CDS encoding response regulator transcription factor — protein MERTKILIIDDEPSLLHVIKAYLEKQDYLVYETDSGYGALRLFENLQPDLVILDLMLPDLSGEDVCKTIRKKSDIPILMLTAKSSEDDLVHGLLIGADDYLVKPFSPRELMARVISLLRRSKSAGYTTQEKKISFGGNRLSIDSERHEVIVKGETVQLTPIEFKLLETLAKHPKRAFTRFELVNLIQGDDFEGMERTIDVHIKNIRQKIGDDPKNPSFIITVYGVGYKFQGVPDE, from the coding sequence ATGGAACGGACAAAAATTTTAATTATCGATGATGAGCCAAGCCTTCTACACGTCATTAAAGCCTACCTGGAGAAACAGGATTATCTGGTTTACGAAACAGATTCGGGGTATGGGGCGCTTCGGCTTTTTGAAAATCTCCAGCCTGACTTAGTCATCTTGGACTTAATGCTTCCGGACCTTTCGGGTGAGGATGTCTGCAAAACGATTCGAAAGAAATCGGATATACCTATCCTCATGTTGACCGCAAAAAGCAGTGAAGATGACCTTGTTCACGGTCTATTGATAGGAGCTGATGACTATCTTGTCAAGCCGTTCAGCCCTCGGGAACTGATGGCCAGAGTGATCAGCTTGCTAAGAAGATCGAAGTCCGCCGGATATACGACTCAGGAAAAAAAGATTTCTTTCGGTGGGAACCGCCTCTCCATCGATTCAGAACGGCATGAAGTAATAGTTAAAGGCGAAACCGTCCAGCTTACCCCCATTGAATTCAAATTGCTTGAAACTTTAGCCAAACATCCTAAAAGAGCATTTACCCGTTTCGAACTGGTTAATCTGATCCAAGGTGATGATTTTGAAGGCATGGAACGCACGATCGATGTCCATATCAAGAACATCCGCCAAAAAATCGGTGATGATCCGAAAAATCCATCGTTTATTATTACGGTCTATGGGGTGGGTTATAAATTTCAGGGGGTACCCGATGAATAG
- a CDS encoding FAD/FMN-containing dehydrogenase, with translation MKKLWIGIATMALVMGIGTAGVYAATAENGTEDSGKVNNQSTFEQMLPHAKQMHPDLSEEQIREMYNSCHGGSGSGAKGMMNNTQMGSNMMNF, from the coding sequence ATGAAAAAACTATGGATTGGAATCGCAACGATGGCTTTGGTTATGGGAATTGGAACGGCAGGTGTCTATGCGGCTACAGCCGAAAACGGTACCGAAGACAGTGGTAAAGTAAATAACCAAAGCACCTTTGAACAAATGTTGCCGCATGCCAAACAAATGCACCCGGATCTTTCCGAGGAACAAATTCGGGAGATGTATAATAGCTGCCATGGTGGCAGTGGCTCAGGTGCGAAAGGTATGATGAACAATACTCAGATGGGCAGCAATATGATGAACTTCTAA
- a CDS encoding class I SAM-dependent methyltransferase, with the protein MKILNKVQTEKIKRRYNRVAPLFHKMDSKMMKTWRSSLLSGLSGNILEVGIGTGANLPYYPSSVSLTGIDFSPSMLNYAKLSAEELGMKVDLIEMDAEHMDFADHTFDYVIATCVFCSVPDPIQGMKEMARVCKPEGQIRLLEHMRSDNPVVGKIMDLLNPITVRLSGANINRRTMENVEKAGLAIEQNEQLFSTIVRSLTLNTMV; encoded by the coding sequence GTGAAAATATTGAATAAGGTCCAAACCGAAAAAATAAAAAGGCGATACAATCGCGTAGCCCCTCTGTTCCACAAAATGGACAGTAAAATGATGAAAACTTGGAGAAGCAGCTTATTATCAGGATTAAGCGGCAATATTCTGGAGGTTGGCATTGGTACGGGAGCTAATCTTCCCTACTATCCTTCTTCCGTTTCATTAACGGGAATAGATTTTAGTCCCAGTATGCTGAATTACGCCAAGCTAAGCGCTGAAGAACTCGGCATGAAGGTAGATTTGATTGAAATGGATGCAGAGCACATGGATTTTGCGGACCATACCTTTGATTATGTAATAGCTACCTGCGTGTTTTGCTCTGTTCCAGACCCTATACAAGGGATGAAAGAAATGGCTCGTGTATGTAAGCCGGAAGGACAAATTCGTTTATTGGAGCATATGCGTAGCGATAACCCGGTTGTGGGAAAAATCATGGATCTGCTTAATCCAATCACTGTGAGGTTGTCTGGGGCGAACATCAATCGAAGAACGATGGAAAATGTGGAAAAAGCGGGACTCGCTATTGAACAAAACGAGCAGTTGTTTTCTACAATCGTCAGAAGTCTAACCTTAAATACAATGGTTTGA
- a CDS encoding sensor histidine kinase: MRRNKIGFRLGLMILVAFVVVILSLGLTIDRMFTNFYNSEMRTEVNELTTHFTAMSQSPEMLSEETLLKFADFSNVSILFVSEQGDILANSGTYEISDRTFIKPKDLKLLFTGKAVKLEHTDANGERYFVAARPVLDATGVNIKAAVYVLSSTGHMDESITAVRSVLVLSGLGAFLLALGITWIIAKILSRPMLQMQAATRKIAAGELETRLTIQRDDEIGVLADSINHLAIELQRYRDTRQEFFANISHELRTPITYLEGYAQVLKKRLYETEEEKDKYLDIIHEEAMRLQHLVDDLFDLAKMEEGKVSLSLEWIDLAEITDNAVQKIKLKAGEKNLSLQTKINSNIPLIYGDGLRTEQVLLNLLENAVRYTEKGSIVVELDQNRSFIYIAVEDTGMGIPEDEIPYIFDRFYRVEKSRSRQYGGTGLGLPIAKKLVELQGGELKVFSKLGHGTRFEIRFVPEHQEERI; the protein is encoded by the coding sequence ATGAGAAGGAATAAAATTGGCTTCAGGCTTGGTTTGATGATTCTCGTCGCTTTTGTTGTCGTGATTCTCTCTTTAGGATTGACGATTGATCGAATGTTCACGAATTTCTATAACTCGGAAATGAGAACAGAGGTAAATGAACTCACGACTCACTTCACAGCGATGAGCCAATCGCCTGAGATGTTGTCCGAAGAGACGCTGCTCAAGTTTGCCGATTTTTCAAACGTCAGTATTTTATTTGTTTCTGAACAAGGAGACATATTGGCAAATTCCGGAACCTATGAAATATCGGACCGAACATTCATTAAACCCAAGGACCTGAAGCTTCTTTTTACCGGGAAAGCCGTAAAGCTTGAACATACCGATGCTAATGGAGAACGTTACTTCGTGGCGGCCAGACCCGTATTGGATGCCACGGGGGTAAATATTAAAGCCGCGGTTTATGTCCTTTCTTCAACCGGGCATATGGATGAATCCATCACGGCCGTTCGTAGCGTATTGGTACTGTCAGGCCTAGGGGCATTTCTACTGGCACTGGGAATCACCTGGATCATCGCCAAAATCCTATCCCGACCCATGCTGCAAATGCAAGCGGCAACCCGGAAAATTGCCGCGGGTGAGCTGGAAACTCGATTAACGATTCAGCGAGATGATGAAATTGGTGTTTTGGCGGATTCCATCAATCATCTGGCCATCGAGCTACAGCGATATAGGGATACCCGGCAGGAATTTTTTGCGAATATATCTCATGAGCTGCGAACTCCGATCACGTACTTGGAAGGATATGCACAAGTCCTCAAGAAGCGTCTATATGAAACAGAGGAGGAGAAGGATAAATATTTAGATATTATTCATGAAGAGGCCATGCGTTTACAGCACCTCGTTGATGATCTATTCGATTTGGCTAAGATGGAAGAAGGAAAAGTCAGCCTGTCGCTGGAGTGGATTGACTTAGCGGAAATTACGGATAACGCGGTTCAAAAAATTAAGCTTAAAGCCGGCGAGAAGAACTTATCTCTCCAAACGAAGATCAACAGCAACATTCCATTGATTTACGGTGACGGTTTGAGAACGGAGCAGGTTCTTCTTAACTTGTTGGAAAATGCTGTACGCTATACGGAGAAGGGCAGCATCGTCGTTGAACTGGACCAAAACCGCTCCTTTATTTATATAGCAGTGGAAGATACCGGTATGGGTATCCCTGAGGATGAGATTCCGTACATCTTTGACCGTTTTTATCGTGTGGAGAAGTCCCGCTCACGGCAATATGGTGGTACAGGGCTCGGTTTGCCAATCGCTAAAAAGTTGGTGGAGCTGCAAGGCGGGGAACTCAAGGTCTTTAGTAAGTTAGGCCACGGAACTAGGTTTGAGATCCGCTTTGTGCCTGAACACCAGGAGGAACGAATATGA
- a CDS encoding response regulator transcription factor, whose amino-acid sequence MSQSVKAGGGVPKLQVLVVDDEWNMRNLLRIYLTREGFEVKEATNGNEALEMAANHHFDIILLDLMLPDMDGWQVCKKIREKDHVAILMLTARSETKDKVYGLGIGADDYLTKPFEPEELLARVYSLIRRSAITQSIRRQEAALEFPHLRILPEGREVIIHDHSVEFTQKEFDLFISLAKSEQRAFSREELVNLIWGDEYEGEVRVVDTHIKNIREKTQKAGLGYNPIQTVWGVGYKFNGAGTSNEKE is encoded by the coding sequence ATGAGTCAATCGGTAAAGGCGGGTGGCGGCGTGCCAAAACTACAGGTTCTTGTTGTAGATGATGAATGGAATATGCGCAATCTCTTGCGGATTTATTTAACGCGAGAAGGGTTCGAGGTCAAGGAAGCTACAAACGGCAATGAAGCCTTGGAAATGGCGGCTAACCATCATTTCGACATTATTCTGCTGGACCTTATGCTGCCGGATATGGACGGGTGGCAAGTATGCAAAAAGATCCGGGAGAAGGATCATGTAGCTATTTTGATGCTCACCGCGCGTTCGGAGACGAAAGATAAAGTGTACGGGCTTGGCATCGGCGCGGACGATTATTTGACCAAGCCATTTGAACCTGAGGAATTGCTTGCCCGGGTCTATTCCTTAATCCGCCGTTCGGCGATTACACAATCCATCAGGCGGCAAGAGGCTGCGTTAGAGTTTCCCCATCTGAGAATATTACCGGAAGGTAGAGAAGTTATTATCCATGACCATTCCGTTGAATTCACACAGAAAGAGTTTGATTTATTCATCTCGCTCGCGAAAAGCGAACAACGTGCGTTCAGCCGCGAAGAGTTGGTGAATCTAATCTGGGGAGACGAATACGAGGGAGAAGTTCGCGTCGTAGATACTCATATCAAAAATATTCGGGAAAAGACTCAAAAGGCAGGGCTTGGCTATAATCCGATTCAAACGGTGTGGGGAGTAGGGTATAAGTTCAACGGAGCGGGTACTTCCAATGAGAAGGAATAA
- the lgt gene encoding prolipoprotein diacylglyceryl transferase, protein MRVILFEIGGFSLRSYGVVVGLAVLLAVGMAYYLARGTQYQKHIFNLVFYVLLGAILGARIWHVFFFQWGYYSNHLSEIFAIWNGGIAIQGALVGGFLTTAVYTWKNKISFWELADIVAPAIILGQAVGRIACFLNGDAFGAPTGTGFGVVYPEGTIAFERYGSVPLWPAEVWEGQLDLIVFGVLIAMKNIKLPVGVLFLSYNMMYALVRFSLEFLRGDSPRYALDWTAGQWTSMSIFLISMALMVYFFFKRNQETKVITM, encoded by the coding sequence GTGAGAGTAATTTTATTTGAAATCGGGGGATTCTCCCTTAGATCCTATGGCGTCGTAGTGGGTTTGGCTGTATTGCTTGCCGTGGGCATGGCGTATTATTTAGCTAGAGGGACGCAATATCAAAAACATATCTTTAATCTGGTGTTCTATGTACTTCTTGGTGCCATTCTAGGAGCCAGAATATGGCATGTGTTCTTTTTTCAATGGGGATACTACTCGAACCATTTATCTGAGATTTTTGCCATCTGGAATGGCGGAATCGCCATACAGGGAGCATTGGTTGGCGGATTCCTGACAACGGCTGTTTATACCTGGAAAAATAAAATTTCGTTTTGGGAACTCGCCGATATTGTGGCTCCTGCCATCATATTAGGTCAGGCCGTAGGCCGGATTGCCTGCTTCCTAAATGGTGATGCGTTTGGAGCTCCGACTGGGACAGGCTTTGGGGTTGTTTACCCTGAAGGTACCATCGCTTTTGAACGGTATGGTTCCGTTCCGCTATGGCCGGCCGAAGTTTGGGAGGGTCAGCTCGATTTGATCGTATTTGGAGTTCTCATAGCCATGAAGAATATCAAGCTTCCCGTAGGGGTGCTGTTTTTAAGTTATAATATGATGTATGCACTGGTCCGGTTTTCTTTGGAATTCCTTCGTGGGGATTCACCACGGTACGCCTTGGATTGGACTGCCGGACAATGGACCAGTATGAGTATCTTCCTGATCTCTATGGCCTTGATGGTGTATTTCTTCTTTAAGCGCAACCAAGAGACAAAGGTAATCACTATGTAA
- a CDS encoding YVTN family beta-propeller repeat protein, with product MITLSVAVLAIGITACGTAQQNNNAAQQNNNAAQPNQTTNNSENKAEAPISQNVAPAFFYTADEGGSVTKIDATSNQVLQTIKVEGAVHNVQVSPDGKLVGATVVPSMSDMEGMSEAEDQEGGHGEDGDHEMSGYAYFYDTVSDELVKKVEVGIHPAHLVFTMDGKNVLVTNNEGNNVTVLDAKTFQTVGTIPAGKGPHGFRVSADSKFAYVANMSEDTVSVLNLQTMVEEKKIKVGSTPVTTGVTSDGKTLVVPLNAENAAVIVDLATEKMIKVPVGNGPAQVYIPSDNKYAIIANQGTEQNPSNSISKIDLATNQVIATIETGKGAHGVVVSPDNSKIYVTNMFDNTVTVIDNETNKVITTIKVGTTPNGISVTP from the coding sequence ATGATAACGCTCTCTGTAGCGGTTTTAGCCATTGGTATTACTGCCTGTGGTACTGCACAACAGAATAACAATGCTGCACAACAGAATAACAATGCTGCACAACCAAATCAAACCACGAATAACTCTGAAAACAAAGCTGAAGCCCCAATTTCACAAAATGTTGCGCCGGCGTTTTTTTACACTGCCGATGAAGGGGGAAGTGTTACTAAGATAGATGCAACTTCAAATCAAGTCCTGCAGACCATTAAGGTTGAAGGGGCCGTTCATAATGTCCAGGTCTCTCCCGACGGGAAATTGGTAGGAGCTACGGTTGTTCCATCAATGTCGGACATGGAAGGAATGTCGGAGGCGGAAGATCAAGAGGGCGGACATGGCGAAGATGGCGATCATGAAATGAGCGGTTATGCCTATTTTTATGACACGGTTTCAGACGAACTCGTCAAGAAAGTCGAAGTAGGTATCCACCCGGCTCATCTCGTTTTTACGATGGATGGGAAAAATGTTCTGGTTACCAATAATGAAGGAAATAATGTAACGGTACTGGATGCCAAGACGTTTCAAACGGTGGGAACGATTCCAGCAGGAAAAGGCCCTCATGGTTTTAGAGTGTCGGCGGACAGTAAATTTGCCTATGTGGCAAATATGAGCGAAGACACCGTTAGTGTGTTGAACTTGCAGACCATGGTTGAGGAGAAAAAGATCAAGGTCGGTAGCACGCCTGTAACGACTGGCGTAACGAGTGACGGTAAAACCCTGGTCGTTCCTTTAAACGCAGAGAATGCAGCCGTAATTGTGGACTTAGCTACCGAGAAAATGATCAAAGTACCTGTCGGTAACGGTCCTGCGCAGGTGTATATTCCATCCGACAACAAGTATGCGATTATTGCGAATCAAGGTACCGAACAAAATCCATCAAATAGTATCTCGAAAATTGACCTGGCTACAAATCAGGTCATTGCCACGATCGAGACGGGCAAAGGGGCGCATGGCGTGGTAGTGAGCCCGGATAACAGTAAAATATATGTGACAAACATGTTCGATAACACTGTAACCGTGATCGACAATGAAACCAATAAAGTGATTACAACGATTAAAGTAGGCACAACGCCAAATGGAATTAGTGTTACTCCATAA